A genomic window from Methanovulcanius yangii includes:
- a CDS encoding TIGR00296 family protein: MDGIAGSEGKTAVRYARAVLEDHIAKKSSEYPALPPSFETMKGVFVTLTIRGELRGCIGFPTPVRSLREGIREAALSAALNDPRFPPVRPEELDRILVEVTILTEPEPVLCAPEERPRCIKAGRDGLIISGAGRSGLLLPQVATEYGWDEEEFLDHTCLKAGLPPGSWRRHDVELFSFQGEVFSENEEIS, translated from the coding sequence ATGGACGGGATTGCCGGAAGTGAGGGGAAAACGGCTGTCAGGTATGCACGGGCGGTGCTTGAAGACCACATCGCAAAAAAATCTTCAGAATATCCCGCGCTCCCCCCTTCATTTGAAACGATGAAAGGGGTGTTTGTAACCCTCACCATCCGTGGAGAACTGCGTGGATGTATCGGATTTCCCACTCCGGTGCGGTCACTGCGCGAAGGAATTCGTGAAGCGGCACTCTCTGCCGCACTCAATGACCCCAGATTTCCCCCGGTCCGGCCCGAAGAACTGGACAGGATCCTGGTCGAAGTGACGATACTCACAGAACCGGAACCGGTCCTCTGCGCTCCTGAGGAACGACCACGCTGCATAAAGGCGGGACGGGACGGCCTGATTATATCCGGTGCGGGGAGGAGCGGTCTTCTCCTCCCACAGGTCGCTACAGAGTACGGATGGGACGAAGAGGAATTTCTTGACCATACCTGCCTGAAGGCAGGACTTCCCCCCGGTTCATGGAGACGCCATGATGTTGAACTATTCTCCTTTCAGGGAGAGGTTTTTTCAGAAAACGAGGAAATATCGTGA
- a CDS encoding CBS domain-containing protein, whose protein sequence is MNVPSPDELKELRKKVGLTQSDVAERAGLSQSMVARIESGSVDPRVSTLKRIVDVLNSAQRSLVTAKDLMHAPVISVSPVDTIVKTVAKMEEHGISQLPVLQKGVPIGCISESAIIAAMEEGKISRSMKNTVSDIMEDGFPTVSPSVDIETVVHTLHYHHAVLVMEKGQVTGVITKHDLITLLS, encoded by the coding sequence ATGAATGTCCCTTCTCCTGATGAATTAAAAGAGCTGCGAAAAAAGGTCGGGCTGACACAATCCGACGTGGCTGAGCGGGCAGGATTGTCCCAGTCAATGGTTGCGCGTATAGAATCGGGCTCCGTTGACCCGAGAGTAAGTACCCTGAAACGAATCGTTGATGTCCTCAACAGTGCTCAGCGCTCTCTGGTGACTGCAAAGGATCTTATGCATGCTCCGGTCATCTCTGTTTCACCAGTGGACACGATCGTAAAGACCGTTGCAAAGATGGAGGAACACGGAATTTCCCAGCTTCCCGTACTTCAGAAAGGTGTTCCGATTGGCTGTATATCAGAATCTGCGATTATTGCTGCGATGGAGGAGGGAAAAATCAGCCGTTCCATGAAAAATACCGTCTCGGATATCATGGAGGACGGGTTTCCCACGGTCTCCCCGTCCGTCGATATCGAAACCGTCGTCCATACCCTCCATTACCATCATGCTGTTCTTGTTATGGAAAAAGGGCAGGTAACCGGTGTCATCACCAAACACGATCTGATTACCCTTCTCTCATAG
- the tpiA gene encoding triose-phosphate isomerase, which produces MSSPLILINFKSYREGFGHKAHKIAQSAEIVSQESGIPIALAPCYMDIHPISHHYSLPVYAQHIDGITPGAHTGGILAEAVKEAGATGTLINHSERRLTLADIDAAVTAARDAHLASVVCTNNAATSAAAASLSPSYIAIEPPELIGSGVSVSKTDPGIIERTVEAVKSVNPDVRVLTGAGISTGECVKIAVELGTDGVLLASGVVKAENPQKVLEDLVSLL; this is translated from the coding sequence ATGTCATCCCCACTCATTCTCATCAATTTCAAATCCTATCGCGAAGGATTTGGTCATAAAGCCCACAAAATTGCACAAAGTGCTGAAATCGTCTCGCAGGAAAGCGGGATCCCCATCGCGCTTGCACCTTGCTATATGGATATCCACCCCATCTCTCATCATTACAGCCTTCCGGTGTATGCACAGCATATTGATGGAATAACACCGGGAGCGCATACCGGGGGGATTCTCGCGGAGGCGGTGAAGGAAGCGGGAGCAACAGGGACGCTGATCAATCACTCAGAACGGCGGCTCACCCTGGCAGATATCGACGCGGCGGTAACTGCAGCCCGGGATGCTCACCTTGCAAGTGTCGTCTGCACGAATAATGCTGCCACGAGTGCCGCCGCCGCTTCACTTTCACCATCATATATTGCAATCGAACCACCGGAACTGATTGGAAGCGGCGTTTCCGTATCCAAAACAGACCCGGGGATCATTGAACGAACGGTGGAGGCGGTAAAATCCGTCAATCCTGATGTCCGTGTTCTGACAGGCGCAGGGATCAGTACCGGAGAATGCGTAAAGATTGCCGTGGAGCTCGGAACCGACGGCGTTCTTCTCGCATCAGGGGTTGTAAAAGCCGAAAATCCACAAAAAGTGCTGGAAGACCTGGTTTCTCTTCTATGA
- a CDS encoding multiprotein bridging factor aMBF1 gives MYSAISMSECEVCGCQVRGEPILVQIGGAKMWVCPKCAKLGTEIKRPPRAASPGARPPAGKPVSQQRRRPRDVFDMMQGEVVDNFGELVREARMKKGWSQKDLALDIKEKENLIKKIETGFLPEDNVLKKIEKSLEITLIESVDTDIEKMKGSSMKTTLGDVITIKKSKK, from the coding sequence ATGTATTCAGCGATATCTATGTCAGAATGTGAAGTTTGCGGCTGTCAGGTCAGGGGAGAGCCCATTCTTGTCCAGATTGGGGGGGCAAAGATGTGGGTCTGCCCAAAATGTGCAAAACTCGGAACGGAAATCAAGAGGCCGCCTCGGGCGGCATCTCCCGGTGCCAGACCACCCGCCGGGAAACCGGTGTCTCAACAGAGGCGCAGACCGCGTGACGTTTTCGATATGATGCAGGGCGAAGTGGTGGACAATTTCGGCGAGCTTGTTCGTGAAGCAAGGATGAAGAAAGGCTGGTCGCAGAAGGATCTGGCTCTTGACATCAAAGAGAAGGAAAATCTCATCAAAAAGATTGAGACCGGTTTTCTGCCGGAGGACAATGTGTTGAAAAAGATTGAGAAATCCCTTGAAATTACACTGATTGAATCGGTTGATACCGATATTGAAAAGATGAAGGGATCCTCAATGAAAACCACACTCGGTGATGTCATAACCATCAAAAAGAGCAAAAAATAA
- a CDS encoding proteasome-activating nucleotidase has product MSGNAGGEDDSRNEEELKQYLLDRIARLESRNMELKEHARQLDIEKKNIESQKIRYEREIRKLKSEIEKLRSPPLVIGTVSDIIDEGRVIIQSSAGPRFMVRVSNYVKPEDIKPGLRCTLNQQSLTIVEVLPESFDTQIYGMEVVDSPFETYDDIGGLEEEIREIKEAVELPLTKPELFESVGISPPKGVLLYGPPGTGKTLLARAVAHETQAHFLRVVGSELVQKYIGEGARLVRELFELAKKNSPSIIFIDEIDAIGATRTEGTTSGDREVQRTLMQLLADMDGFDSRGDVKVIGATNRIDILDQALLRPGRFDRIIEIPLPSSIGRRSILEIHSKCMNLDESVDLLEVAELTEGKNGSELRAICTEAGMFAIRAERSSVFQSDFIKAIDKVSFDISHHPKFSNYDSAMFA; this is encoded by the coding sequence ATGAGCGGGAATGCAGGGGGTGAAGACGATTCCAGAAACGAGGAGGAACTCAAGCAGTATCTCCTCGACAGGATTGCCCGGCTCGAAAGTCGGAATATGGAGCTGAAAGAGCATGCACGTCAGCTCGATATTGAAAAGAAAAACATCGAATCCCAGAAAATCAGGTATGAGAGGGAGATCAGAAAACTGAAAAGTGAGATAGAGAAACTGAGAAGTCCTCCACTCGTTATAGGGACGGTAAGCGATATTATTGACGAAGGGAGAGTGATTATCCAGAGCAGTGCGGGACCCCGGTTTATGGTCCGGGTCTCCAACTATGTGAAGCCGGAGGACATTAAGCCCGGCCTGAGGTGTACTCTCAATCAGCAGTCGCTGACCATTGTTGAAGTTCTTCCCGAGTCATTCGACACCCAGATATATGGTATGGAAGTCGTGGATTCACCCTTCGAAACATATGATGATATCGGAGGTCTTGAAGAGGAGATCCGCGAGATTAAGGAAGCAGTGGAATTACCATTGACCAAACCGGAACTTTTTGAATCCGTAGGGATCTCACCTCCCAAGGGAGTACTTTTATACGGACCTCCGGGAACCGGAAAGACCCTCCTTGCCCGTGCCGTCGCTCATGAGACGCAGGCACATTTCCTCAGGGTCGTCGGGTCAGAGCTGGTCCAGAAATACATCGGCGAAGGCGCCCGTCTTGTCAGGGAGCTCTTTGAGCTCGCCAAGAAGAACTCTCCATCGATCATATTCATCGATGAGATCGATGCCATCGGAGCAACGCGGACGGAGGGGACGACATCAGGTGATCGTGAGGTCCAGCGAACCCTGATGCAGCTCCTCGCAGATATGGACGGGTTTGACAGCAGGGGAGATGTCAAGGTGATCGGGGCAACCAACAGGATTGATATTCTGGATCAGGCATTACTCCGGCCGGGGAGATTTGATCGCATCATTGAAATCCCGCTTCCCAGCAGTATCGGGAGGCGATCCATCCTTGAGATTCATTCGAAATGCATGAACCTCGATGAGAGTGTGGATCTGCTGGAAGTGGCAGAACTTACCGAAGGGAAGAATGGATCCGAGCTTCGCGCCATCTGCACGGAGGCGGGAATGTTTGCCATTCGGGCAGAACGGAGCAGCGTCTTCCAGAGTGATTTTATCAAAGCAATAGACAAGGTGAGTTTCGACATATCCCACCACCCGAAATTCAGTAATTATGACAGCGCGATGTTCGCGTAA
- a CDS encoding DUF5804 family protein has translation MRLLLVQKEGTDLYSTLRDSETSRGILRFYHPTKTPWGVCIDIATLGSALSLVSELKWYLQRYVAVPLLILSNHVICTTGYAQIIYGREESVHQDWDHEIIFGISNGTLVQRLAISPDSAVNIIEEFSEGKDTTFRARCSEEEW, from the coding sequence ATGAGACTTCTGCTTGTACAGAAAGAGGGAACAGACCTCTATTCAACGCTGCGGGATTCCGAGACAAGCAGGGGTATTCTTCGCTTTTATCATCCGACAAAGACTCCTTGGGGGGTCTGTATTGATATTGCAACCCTGGGCAGCGCCCTCTCTCTCGTATCCGAGCTGAAGTGGTACCTGCAACGCTATGTTGCGGTCCCACTCCTGATCCTCTCGAATCATGTCATCTGCACCACAGGATATGCACAGATCATCTATGGCCGGGAGGAGTCAGTCCATCAGGACTGGGATCATGAGATCATCTTTGGTATTTCAAACGGTACTCTTGTGCAGCGCCTCGCGATATCACCTGACAGTGCAGTAAATATCATTGAAGAATTTTCAGAAGGCAAGGATACCACATTCAGGGCCCGTTGCAGTGAAGAAGAATGGTAA
- a CDS encoding proteasome-activating nucleotidase, with amino-acid sequence MDETIINTTANDNDLTYKETEVESELEDLKIRVALQQKEIMNLKAECDQLKKENNQLKRTPLFVAAVVDIFENGEVYLRQQGNNQEYVTTVSDEIRPMLRPGVKVAVNNALSVVRTIESSHDTRVRVMELEESPDVTFEQIGGLRDVIEEVREAVEYPLTRPEIFKKIGVEPPKGILLHGPPGTGKTLIAKAVAHEAHATFIRMSGSELVHKFIGEGAQLVRDLFSMAREQAPSIVFIDEIDAIGSTRMHDGTSGSAEVQRTLMQLLAEMDGFDNRGDVRIMAATNRVDMLDPALLRPGRFDRIMEVPLPDETARFEIIRIHSSRMHLAPDVSIEDLTRMTDATTGAELQAICREAGMNAVRREADEVHMQDFMGAITKVKNKTTATDIMFL; translated from the coding sequence ATGGATGAGACCATCATCAATACCACAGCGAATGACAATGACCTTACCTATAAGGAAACGGAAGTGGAGTCCGAACTGGAGGATTTAAAGATCCGTGTCGCTCTACAGCAGAAGGAGATCATGAATCTCAAGGCCGAATGCGACCAGCTCAAAAAAGAGAACAACCAGTTAAAGCGCACCCCGCTCTTTGTTGCCGCCGTCGTAGATATTTTTGAGAATGGCGAGGTCTATCTCCGCCAGCAGGGCAATAATCAGGAATATGTGACAACCGTCTCGGATGAAATTCGTCCGATGCTCAGACCGGGAGTGAAGGTCGCCGTCAATAACGCGTTGTCCGTGGTCCGCACCATCGAAAGTTCGCATGACACACGTGTCAGGGTCATGGAACTGGAGGAATCACCGGATGTTACCTTTGAGCAGATCGGCGGCCTCAGGGATGTGATCGAAGAGGTACGCGAGGCAGTGGAGTACCCGCTTACCCGACCGGAGATCTTTAAAAAGATCGGGGTCGAACCTCCGAAAGGAATTCTCCTCCATGGCCCGCCGGGGACAGGAAAAACCCTCATCGCAAAGGCGGTCGCCCATGAAGCGCATGCAACCTTCATCCGGATGTCCGGGAGCGAACTGGTGCACAAATTCATTGGCGAAGGTGCGCAGCTCGTCCGCGACCTTTTCAGCATGGCACGTGAGCAGGCACCGTCAATCGTCTTCATCGATGAAATCGATGCCATAGGGAGCACGCGAATGCATGACGGCACCTCTGGAAGCGCGGAAGTTCAGCGCACGCTGATGCAGCTCCTTGCAGAGATGGACGGATTCGACAACCGGGGTGATGTCCGCATCATGGCAGCGACCAACAGGGTGGATATGCTCGACCCGGCACTTCTCAGACCAGGCAGGTTCGACCGGATCATGGAAGTCCCCCTTCCGGACGAAACGGCACGGTTTGAAATCATACGGATTCATTCGTCCCGGATGCACCTGGCACCGGACGTATCCATCGAAGATCTCACACGAATGACAGATGCCACCACAGGAGCGGAACTACAGGCAATCTGCAGAGAGGCCGGAATGAATGCGGTCCGCAGGGAGGCAGATGAAGTCCACATGCAGGATTTCATGGGCGCCATCACAAAAGTGAAGAATAAAACAACTGCCACGGACATAATGTTCCTGTGA
- a CDS encoding DUF126 domain-containing protein, with translation MSITIRARSISEGVGTGEILVSHEPISFLSGVDPETGMVVETGHPLEGVPVAGRVLVFPYGKGSTVGSYVMYALQRNGKAPVAIINLDAEPIIAVGAIMAEIPMVDRPEGSVMELEDGTVVTVDGTSGEIIC, from the coding sequence ATGTCCATTACAATCAGAGCCCGGAGCATCTCTGAAGGTGTCGGTACCGGAGAGATTCTTGTCAGCCATGAACCCATATCATTTCTCTCGGGGGTGGACCCGGAAACGGGAATGGTCGTTGAAACCGGTCATCCCCTCGAAGGTGTGCCTGTTGCCGGCAGAGTACTGGTATTTCCCTATGGGAAGGGTTCAACCGTGGGTTCTTATGTGATGTATGCCCTGCAGCGGAATGGGAAGGCACCGGTTGCAATCATCAATCTTGATGCCGAACCTATCATTGCCGTCGGAGCAATCATGGCAGAAATCCCAATGGTTGACAGGCCGGAGGGTAGTGTAATGGAACTGGAAGACGGAACTGTGGTTACTGTTGACGGCACATCCGGTGAAATTATCTGCTGA
- a CDS encoding TIGR04084 family radical SAM/SPASM domain-containing protein, which yields MHYHLLVNDQCNLHCRYCKGNIFRPDLCDAWRELPFACESDIQYPLFELERFLKEDPDPVVTFYGGEPLMSSDTVREIMDSMPEVRFMLHTNGILLDRIDPEYLNAMSSILISIDGREQVHDKHRGKGTYRLIMENCRRLLETGYEGELIGRMTVTEDTDIFRDVLHLSRNELCSFQAVHWQLNANFYDDYGARNFGDWACSSYIPGLQALAAEWVLEMELDGKVRMWYPFVDTMQDLLMGDLPAMLRCGSGHANYSILPDGNIAPCPCMGGLEDYYAGHIRDADPKNLPRIAVDNECRGCDEYAFCGGRCLYSNIFNPWPAEGRTWIYRTVRALHETMTEVRENVGELICTGRISMDQFAHQKYHGCEIIP from the coding sequence GTGCATTATCACCTGTTGGTTAATGACCAGTGTAACCTGCACTGCAGATACTGCAAGGGAAATATATTTCGACCGGATCTCTGTGATGCATGGAGAGAACTGCCTTTTGCATGTGAGTCGGATATTCAATACCCGCTATTTGAACTGGAACGTTTTTTGAAAGAAGACCCCGATCCTGTAGTAACCTTCTATGGCGGAGAACCCCTGATGTCTTCGGATACTGTCCGTGAGATAATGGACAGTATGCCGGAGGTCCGGTTCATGCTCCATACGAACGGCATTTTGCTGGACAGGATTGATCCGGAATATCTCAACGCCATGTCATCCATTCTGATCTCGATCGACGGGCGAGAACAGGTTCATGACAAACACAGGGGGAAAGGGACCTATCGTCTGATTATGGAAAACTGCCGGCGGCTTCTCGAAACAGGGTATGAAGGGGAACTCATCGGACGAATGACGGTCACAGAGGATACCGATATCTTCCGTGATGTTCTGCATCTCTCACGGAATGAACTGTGCTCCTTCCAGGCCGTTCACTGGCAGCTGAACGCGAATTTCTATGATGACTATGGGGCACGGAATTTTGGAGACTGGGCCTGCAGTTCATATATTCCCGGTCTTCAGGCTCTGGCGGCAGAGTGGGTCCTGGAGATGGAGCTGGATGGGAAGGTACGCATGTGGTACCCCTTTGTTGATACGATGCAGGATCTTCTTATGGGGGATCTTCCTGCAATGCTTAGATGCGGTTCCGGTCATGCCAATTACAGCATTCTTCCGGACGGAAATATCGCCCCCTGTCCCTGCATGGGTGGGCTTGAAGATTATTATGCCGGTCATATCCGTGACGCAGATCCGAAGAATCTTCCACGCATAGCCGTTGACAATGAGTGCAGGGGTTGTGATGAGTACGCCTTCTGTGGCGGGAGATGCCTGTACTCAAATATCTTCAATCCATGGCCTGCGGAAGGGCGAACCTGGATATACCGCACGGTTCGTGCCCTGCATGAAACCATGACAGAGGTCCGGGAGAACGTCGGGGAGTTGATCTGCACCGGACGGATTTCAATGGACCAGTTTGCCCATCAGAAGTATCACGGATGCGAGATAATTCCTTAA
- a CDS encoding TIGR04013 family B12-binding domain/radical SAM domain-containing protein, with the protein MRVNWRSIKWAKNSYAALYAACEQSGILLHETNKPADDITCYSLNSIDEPHYRDEIADAGCITIVGGPHASACPHEVATYADYVVVGEGEFTLPALIRSIGDGCGHVPPGVCSGDVCRPSTSQVFLPAYRPFTRVKGTIEISRGCPYHCAYCQTPCLFGNRMRHRTIEGIVEAAEHYRDVRFVTPNALAYGSDGTHPRLDRVEALLRALKGHRIFFGTFPSEVRPEWITDESLDLITSYASNRKLHFGAQSGSDRVLRLLKRGHTTGDVMHAVDLCHDHGIIPVVDYIFGFPFETDEDQNASIEQIREVARYGKIHAHYFTPLPGTPLAGTTPRDVLPEVQNILGNLALRGKATGSWIEAEIRFFSRNENQYP; encoded by the coding sequence ATGAGAGTGAACTGGAGGTCGATAAAGTGGGCAAAGAATTCATACGCTGCACTCTATGCGGCCTGTGAACAGTCGGGGATACTCCTCCATGAGACGAATAAACCGGCAGATGACATTACCTGCTACAGCCTGAATTCGATAGACGAACCACATTATCGGGATGAGATCGCAGATGCTGGCTGCATCACCATCGTCGGTGGTCCTCATGCCTCGGCATGTCCGCATGAAGTGGCCACCTATGCGGACTATGTTGTTGTGGGTGAAGGGGAATTCACGCTTCCCGCTCTCATCAGGAGTATCGGGGATGGTTGCGGTCACGTACCCCCGGGGGTATGTTCCGGAGATGTCTGCCGGCCATCCACGAGTCAGGTTTTCCTTCCCGCATACCGACCGTTTACGCGAGTGAAGGGAACGATTGAGATCTCCCGCGGCTGCCCGTATCACTGTGCCTATTGCCAGACGCCGTGTCTGTTCGGCAACCGGATGCGTCACCGGACCATCGAAGGAATTGTCGAAGCCGCGGAGCACTACCGCGATGTCCGCTTTGTCACGCCAAACGCACTGGCCTACGGTTCGGACGGGACTCATCCGCGTCTTGATCGGGTTGAGGCGTTGCTTCGGGCGTTGAAAGGCCACCGGATATTTTTCGGGACCTTCCCGAGTGAGGTGCGGCCTGAGTGGATAACGGACGAGTCACTGGACCTGATCACCTCGTATGCATCGAATAGGAAGCTTCATTTCGGTGCCCAGTCCGGAAGTGACCGGGTGCTCCGCCTCCTGAAGAGGGGGCACACCACCGGGGACGTGATGCATGCAGTCGACCTCTGCCATGATCATGGCATAATTCCTGTTGTGGATTATATATTCGGATTCCCGTTTGAAACCGATGAAGACCAGAATGCCTCAATAGAACAGATACGGGAGGTGGCGCGCTACGGAAAAATTCATGCGCATTATTTCACCCCTCTTCCCGGCACTCCGCTTGCAGGCACGACGCCCCGTGATGTTCTGCCGGAGGTTCAGAATATTCTGGGAAATCTGGCTCTTCGCGGTAAGGCTACCGGGTCATGGATTGAAGCGGAGATAAGGTTTTTTAGCCGGAATGAGAACCAATACCCATGA
- a CDS encoding metallophosphoesterase family protein, whose translation MTKILLLTDIHGQFEIIPAFMELGPDMVLIAGDLTDCGAPEEARGMLDMIDVPCFVVPGNCDQKGIINIIEESDAVNLHGTSLEIGSITITGVGGSNPTPFGTPFELSEEEINELLEQAIARGGQNVHNILVVHAPPYGTLDEVGGANVGCRSIRSHLREFDLVCCGHIHDHSGVMEEEGTVIVNPGPAAEGKCAVIILGEEAKDIQVDLISL comes from the coding sequence ATGACGAAAATTCTTCTCCTCACTGATATCCACGGTCAGTTTGAGATAATTCCGGCATTTATGGAACTTGGACCGGACATGGTGCTCATAGCAGGAGATCTGACGGATTGTGGTGCCCCCGAGGAGGCTCGCGGGATGCTGGATATGATTGATGTTCCCTGTTTTGTGGTACCAGGAAACTGCGACCAGAAAGGCATCATCAATATCATAGAAGAGTCGGATGCGGTAAATCTTCACGGAACATCGCTGGAGATTGGATCTATCACCATAACCGGCGTTGGTGGTTCCAATCCCACTCCGTTTGGAACGCCGTTTGAGCTCTCTGAAGAAGAAATCAATGAACTTCTGGAACAGGCGATAGCACGCGGGGGGCAGAATGTGCATAATATTCTGGTCGTTCACGCACCGCCCTATGGGACACTCGATGAGGTCGGGGGAGCAAATGTCGGATGCAGGAGCATTCGTTCGCATCTCCGGGAATTCGATCTGGTGTGTTGCGGCCACATACATGATCATAGCGGGGTGATGGAAGAGGAAGGGACCGTGATTGTTAATCCGGGTCCTGCGGCTGAAGGAAAGTGTGCCGTCATCATCCTCGGGGAGGAAGCAAAGGACATCCAGGTTGATCTTATTTCGCTGTAG
- the cyaB gene encoding class IV adenylate cyclase, translating to MSSLIEVEVKVRIDHPEGISQKLKEAGGVLLGSSRQDDTYLNAPHRDYARTDEALRIRSTPNGAEITYKGPKLEGMGAKAREEMNIPIDDPALFIRLFSALGFTPTAQVEKVREEWSYKGTKVSLDRVAGLGTYAEIEVITGKGDCDNALKKIDLVKKDLNITGEHIPESYLELLLATAK from the coding sequence ATGAGTTCCCTGATTGAGGTGGAAGTGAAGGTCCGCATAGACCATCCCGAAGGTATTTCACAGAAACTGAAGGAAGCGGGAGGCGTTCTTCTCGGGTCATCACGACAGGATGACACCTATCTGAATGCCCCTCATCGTGATTATGCACGGACCGATGAAGCCCTCCGGATACGGTCAACTCCCAACGGCGCCGAGATCACCTACAAGGGACCGAAACTGGAGGGAATGGGGGCAAAGGCGCGTGAGGAGATGAATATTCCCATCGATGATCCCGCCCTGTTTATCCGGCTCTTTTCCGCACTTGGCTTCACCCCGACAGCACAGGTGGAGAAGGTACGTGAAGAATGGAGCTACAAGGGAACAAAAGTCTCCCTCGACAGAGTTGCCGGGCTTGGCACATATGCAGAGATCGAGGTCATCACCGGGAAGGGTGATTGTGACAACGCCTTAAAGAAAATTGATCTGGTAAAAAAAGATCTGAATATTACGGGAGAGCATATCCCGGAATCCTATCTCGAACTTCTTCTTGCTACAGCGAAATAA
- a CDS encoding FKBP-type peptidyl-prolyl cis-trans isomerase, giving the protein MAVNEGDFIKLRFTGSYDDVVFDTTEEEKAREEGLYNEKKTYGPIIVRVGGNHIIPGLDEALQGKEVGESGTVEVPPEKGYGAHDESLLKSAPLKNFAQKPVVGTRISSEGQDGTVVNIIGKRAVIDFNHPLAGRTLTYEYTIDGIVEEPIEKVKGLIELYTGKNMDVELNEGILTIILPPGINYDQRWMMARGMLIHQTFEFIPEIMEIILKESYKRPAPVEEPVVEAEEPEAPVVEDAPVSEEQNE; this is encoded by the coding sequence ATGGCTGTTAATGAAGGAGATTTTATCAAACTCCGGTTCACCGGATCCTATGACGATGTGGTCTTTGACACCACTGAAGAGGAGAAGGCCAGGGAAGAAGGCCTCTATAATGAGAAGAAGACCTATGGACCCATCATCGTCCGCGTCGGCGGGAATCATATCATTCCCGGTCTTGACGAAGCGCTTCAGGGAAAAGAAGTCGGTGAGTCCGGTACGGTTGAAGTCCCTCCTGAAAAGGGATACGGAGCCCACGACGAATCACTCCTGAAATCCGCCCCTCTGAAAAATTTTGCCCAGAAACCGGTCGTCGGAACCAGGATCTCCTCAGAAGGGCAGGACGGCACGGTTGTCAATATCATTGGAAAGCGTGCAGTCATTGATTTCAACCACCCGCTCGCAGGCAGGACGCTGACCTACGAGTATACCATCGACGGAATCGTCGAGGAACCCATCGAGAAGGTAAAAGGGCTGATTGAGCTCTACACAGGCAAAAATATGGATGTCGAACTCAACGAGGGCATCCTGACGATTATCCTTCCCCCGGGAATCAACTACGACCAGCGCTGGATGATGGCACGCGGCATGCTTATTCACCAGACCTTCGAATTCATTCCCGAGATTATGGAGATCATCCTGAAGGAGTCGTACAAACGTCCGGCACCTGTCGAAGAACCTGTGGTCGAGGCAGAAGAACCTGAGGCACCTGTTGTAGAGGATGCCCCTGTTTCTGAAGAACAGAACGAATAA